The Paenibacillus sp. G2S3 region TAAGCATAAAAAAGGTCATCTTCGAGGAAGATTATCAGAGAACGTTTCGGAGGGGTTAGTGCAGACAACTTTGATGGCATATCGCAGACTACCTTCATTGTGATAATACAGACTACTTCGATGGCATGATTGTAGACTACCTCCATTGTGATAATACAGACTACTTCGATGGCATGATCATAGACGACCTTGTTGGCGTTATCACTGAATTTTCTATGGGATATCGAAGATTACGTCGTTGGCGTATCACACTTTTGGGTATCTGTAACTTGCTAAGCATATGGAATGACCTTGGAGTCTGCTATGTGTGCCGATGTGGGTGTCTTCGAAGTTTGCTTGGAGTGTGCATGGAGAATTTCTTAAAAGTCCGCTTAGAGCGCATTAAGTATTACTTGGAGTAACATTATGTTTACCCGCACAGCCAAGCCGAGATTGGATGGGACTCAGGAGACCTTACTTCGAGTGATGCATCCTCTCCTGCCGAAGATCTATGGCCTACCTTGGCTGGATCGGACTCAGGAGACCTTATTTCGGTGATTTAGGCCATTTCGTCATGCTATCGGTCTCAGATGCAGCTATTTACTCAAAACCACTCCACTTTAGAGCAAAAACATGGCAATAAGAGCTATACAGTCCGATTTTACTCAAAAATACGCCAAATAGACCAAATAGCTGCTATACAGTCCGTTTCGTCACCGCCTGCTGATCGCCTTGGCTGGATCGGACTCAGGTACTCTTATTTCGGTGATGCATACTCTCTGCCGAAGATACATGTCCTGCCATGACTGAATCGGACTCAGGAGACCTTATTTCGGTGATTTAGGCCATTTCGCCATGCTATCGGACTCAGGTGCAGCTATTTACTCAAAAGCACTCCACTTTGGAGCAAAAACTTGGCAATAAGAGCTATACAGTCCGATTTTAATCAAAAATACGCCAAATAGAGCAAATAGCTGCTATACAGTCCGTTTCGTCACCGCCTGCTGATCTTCTTAGCAGGATCGGACTCAGATGCTCTTATTTCGGTGATGCACCCTCTCCTGCCGAAGATCTATGGCCTACCTTGGTTGGATCGGACTCAGGAGACCTTATTTCGGTGATTTAGGCCATTTCGCCATGCTATCGGACTGAGGTGCAGCTATTTACTCAAAAGCACTCCACTTTAGAGCAAAAACTTGGCAATAAGAGCTATACAGTCCGATTTTACTCAAAAATACGCCAAATAGAGCAAATAGCTGCTATACAGTCCGTTTCGTCACCGCCTGCTGATCTCCTTGGTTGGATCGGACTCAGGCGCAGCTATTTACTCAAAACCACTCCACTTTGGAGCAAAAACATGGCAATAAGAGCTATACAGTCCGATTTTACTCAAAAATACGCCAAATTGAGTAAATAGCTGCAATACAGTCCGTTTCGTCACCGCCTGCTGATCTCCTTGACTGGATCGGACTCAGCAGTCCTTATTCTATGATTGTGACCCACTCATATCGGACGATTACCGCACTAGCTCACCACGCCTATTGTTTAAAGCCGGTATTTTAAGTGTTATAATTAAAGACGCATGAATTTCCATTCAGTTTACGAAAGGAAGGAGATTTTTTCATGAATATGAAACAATGGGATCGAATTCGGACGGGACAGGGTTTTATAGCTGCCTTGGACCAAAGTGGTGGAAGTACACCAAAAGCGCTGCTACAATATGGCGTTACAGAGGACAGTTATTCCAATGAAGATCAAATGTATGAGTTGGTTCACGAGATGAGAACACGCATTATCAAGAGCCCTGCATTTGATTCGAAGTATATACTGGGTGCAATCTTATTCGAAAACACAATGGACCGTCTCATTGACGGGAAATATACTGCTGATTATCTGTGGGAGGAAAAAGGCATTGTGCCATTTCTGAAAATCGATAAAGGACTTGCTGATCCAGAAGACGGGGTACAGCTCATGAAGCCAATTCCCGGCTTAAGTGATCTTCTGCAGCGGGCCAACGAACGAAATATTTTCGGGACGAAAATGCGCTCGGTGATTAAAGAGGCCAATCCTTCCGGCATCAAAAAAGTGGTTGAACAGCAGTTTGAAGTCGGTAAGCAAATTTTAGAAGCGGGACTGGTTCCGATTATCGAACCTGAGGTCGATATCCACTCTGCGGATAAAACAGCATCGGAAAAGCTATTAAAAGAAGAACTTTCAGCTCAATTGTCTAAGCTGGGCAAAGACGTGAAGGTCATGCTGAAGCTCTCCATACCCACGGAGGATAACTTCTACCTAGAATTAATGGATGATCCTCACGTTTTACGAAT contains the following coding sequences:
- a CDS encoding fructose bisphosphate aldolase, which translates into the protein MNMKQWDRIRTGQGFIAALDQSGGSTPKALLQYGVTEDSYSNEDQMYELVHEMRTRIIKSPAFDSKYILGAILFENTMDRLIDGKYTADYLWEEKGIVPFLKIDKGLADPEDGVQLMKPIPGLSDLLQRANERNIFGTKMRSVIKEANPSGIKKVVEQQFEVGKQILEAGLVPIIEPEVDIHSADKTASEKLLKEELSAQLSKLGKDVKVMLKLSIPTEDNFYLELMDDPHVLRIVALSGGYTQAEANDKLAHNQGLIASFSRALSQGLSAGQSNEEFNALLSKSVVAIYAASIQ